The genomic segment TATGCTTCGCTATTTATTCGGGCGGTTTATTAAACTTCATGCTATTTTTACAAAGGTTGCCGAAGGAGATTTTACCGTTCAAGCTACGGTACATTCCGATGAACTCGGTTCCATCGCATTGTCGATAAACAATGCAATAGAAAAGATCCGCACTTCTTTTTCGGTTATTACCGACACGGCAAAAAATATGCAATCTGTCAGCCAAACGTTATCCTCACGGATGGTGGAATCTGCTGCAGCACTTAACGAAATAACAGGTAACATCGAAAGCGTAAAGGATAGGTTTGTTGTGCAGCATACCGAGGTTAATGAAACCGCCGCAAAGATCGATACTATTACACAAACTATTTCGAGCCTCGATTCTCATATCGATAATCAAGCCCAAAGTATTTCGGGCTCATCGCTTTCAATCGAAGAAATCGTAAAAAATATTCAGATTGTTCAGGAACGGGCCGAAAAGAATCTCCAGTCGATTAAAACGCTTGAAAAGACGACTCATACGGGTAAAGAGACCGTTGCGATGGTTGTTGACGTAACCAAAGTAGTAACGGAACAATCCGAAGGTCTGCTCGACGCTATTACGGTTATCCAGAATACTGCAAGTCAAACAAACCTTCTTGCGATGAATGCTGCAATCGAGGCTGCCCATGCGGGAGAGGCCGGAAAAGGGTTTGCAGTCGTAGCCGATGAAATACGGAAGCTGGCAGAAGAATCGGGTGCTCAGGGAACAAGTATCACCAAAGTTTTGGAAGAACTTAAACATAAAATTGAAAGTCTCAACGGTGCAGGACCTTTGGTTGCAGAACAATTTGAAAAAATCAGCGCTATGATGGATTTTATTTACCGGCAGGAAGACGGCATGATCCGTACTATGAAGGAACAAATGCAGGGCGGCGAAGAAGTCTTGAACGTTATTAATGGAATGAATGCAATAACGGCAAAGGTTAAAGAAGATTCAAATGAGATTCTAGCGGAAGCTTCGGATATTTCTACAGGCATTCAAAAACTTGCCGATTTGTCGCAAACTATTACACAAAGCATGGCGGAAATGGCAGCCGGTGTAGCGGAAGTGAATAAAGCAATGCAGGAAGTGAATACTATCGCGCTTAACAATCAGAAAAATGCCGCAAGCGTTACCGGCGAAATAGAAAAATTTAAGGTCTAACGATCCTGATATAGGATATCTCTAAATGCTTCAGGTTTTAAAGGTGCCGTTACAGATAGGAGCATAAATGGGAAGTTTTTTTGTAGCATTCAACGCGGTTATGCCGGTTGTTCTCTTAGTTGCCTTCGGTTATTTTCTAAAGCAACAGGGGTATTTCAGCAAGACAACGATTGCCCAACTAAATAAGCTATGCTTCGATTTACTGTTACCGATCGTAACTTTTAACAATATCAGAAAAACGAATTTAAATGAAGTTTTCGATTTACGTTTTGTTCTGTATGCAGCAGGAAGTATCTGTGCCGCAATCTTCCTGCTTATTATCATTGTCCCCCTTTTTGAAACGGAGCGAAAAAAACAAGGCGTTATTATACAGGGAATATTTAGAAGTAATTTTGTGATGCTCGGGATTCCGCTTTCTTCTTATATTGCAGGAGAAAATAGCGCCGTGTTGGCCTCGATGCTGATTATGGTTATTATTCCCATCTTTAATGCTTCCGCCGTTATTCTGCTTTCAATTTACGGAGGACAAACCGTCAATAAAAAGAAACTTATCATGGACGTATTAAAGAATCACATGATAATTGCCTCTATTTTAGGAATTCTTATGTCCTTGTTGCATCCGCCGGTTCCGCTTTTCTTGAATAAAGCGTTAACGGATGTCGGAAAAGTCGGCAGTGTATTTCCAATTATCGTACTTGGCGCAATGCTCGATTTTTCAAAGGTATCGGCAAACTTTAAAAATTTAATGATTACGATTGCCGGTAAGCTTATCGGTATGCCGCTGATTTTTATTCCGCTTGCCGTTTATCTCGGCTTTAAATCGAATGAAATCGTGGCACTGGTAGCTCTTTACGGTTCTCCCACTGCCGTTATTTCAGCAGTGATGGCCGAACAGCTCGGATGCGATCATGAACTCGCCGCCCAAGTTGTTATTTTCTCGACGGTAATATCGTGCGTTACTATTTTCGGTATTGTCTTCGTTCTTAGTTTTTTAAAGATCATATAAGATTTATAAACTTATTGTATGCCGGTCTTTTTTCTGGTATACTTTTCGGGTTATGAGTTGTATTGTATTTACCGGCGGAGGTACCGGGGGGCACATCTTTCCCGGCATTGCCGTTGCCGAGGTGTTAAAAAAAGAAACCGGCATATCGGTTATTTGGATAGGTTCCAATAACGGCACCGATCAATCCTATGTATGCAGTGCGGATATTCCTTTTTACGGAATACCGGCAGGAAAACTCCGCCGTTATTTCAGCTTTGAAAACCTTATCGATGTCTTTAAGATCATTGGCGGTTTTTTTGCTTCTTTGATTATCCTTTTACGGCTTAAACCCTGTTGCGTATTCTCTAAGGGTGGTTTTGTATCGGTTCCGCCGTGCGCTGCCGCACGGTGTTTAAAAATTCCGGTTGTTACGCATGAATGCGATTTTTCACCGGGACTCGCCACCAAAATCAATACGAAATTTGCCGCTCAAATTTTTGTTTCATACGCAAAAACAACCCATTTTTTTCCAAATGAGGTGCAGCAGAAAATTACCGTTACGGGGAATCCCGTCAGAATGCGCTTTTATGCGGCTGATGCGGACGCAGGAAAGACTTTTATTCAATATACCGGCGATAAACCTATTCTCTTTATACAGGGGGGAAGCCTCGGTGCGCTGCAAATTAACGTATTGGTGGAGCAAACGATTCTTTTCCTTGCCGAACATTTTTTTATCGTACACCAAACCGGTGCTCAGCACCGCGCACAGGGGGAACGGATTAAAAAACGGTTAAAGGAAGAACGGCCGGATCTCATTGACCGATATAAGCCCTTTCCTTTCATCGTTGAACAAATGCCTGACGTCCTTGCCGCATCCGATCTTGTGATGTCGCGTGCGGGAGCAAACACCATCTGGGAGGCGGCGGCAGCAGGGAAACCGATGCTTTTGTTACCGCTTGAAAAAGGTAGCAGCCGCGGTGATCAAATTGAAAATGCGGATTTTTTTACCGAGCAAGGCGCAGCTATTACGCTTTCGGCTAAAGATGCGACTCCTGCTGTACTTTGCAGTACATTAACCCGTCTTTTAGAACATCCTGAAGAGCTAAAAGCGATGGCCAAAGCATCGGCCTCTCTTGCCGGTGAAAAACCGGCCGTTAAAATTGCTCACCTTTTACAACAATGGATAACGGAATGAGTATCAATATACTTGATATGGTGTTATTGCTTATCGGCATTATTGTCATCATTAAGGTTACCGTTCGAGGCTTTATCGATGAGTTTTTTTCGATGGCGGCTTTTTTAGTTGCGATTGCTGTAGCTTTTTGGTTTTACCGTCCGCTTTCTTTGCATACAAAGGTAAACGGCCTCTCTCCTGCGGTGATGAAAATTATTGCCTTTTTCATGATTTTTATCGTAGTTTTTATTGCCGTTAAATTGCTGCAAATGCTGATTTCCGCTGTTTTTGATAATGAAATCTTCAATAGCCTCGACCATGCGCTGGGCTTTTTTTTAGGCTTATTTGAAGCATATATCGTCCTTATTATCCTTGTCGCTATTTTGCAGCTTCAGCCGTTTTTGGATCTCGATGCCCTTATCGCCCGCAGCATGATTGTACGGATACTGATTCCCCTTCCGGTAGACAGCGATAATATCTTGCAGATAATCAAAAGCGGCATATAGAGAGTGTATATGTTTGAAAATGTACTCGGACAACAGGTTATTCAATTACTCAGCGATGAAGTTGGGCGGGATAAAGTACCGCCGGCATTGCTCTTTGCAGGGCCGGAAGCGAGCGGTAAGCTCACCGCTGCACTGGAAACGGCACGGGTACTTTCATGTACCGAAGACGGCAGCTGGACATGCACCTGTTCGTCCTGTAAACGGCATAAAGATTTGTCGTCGAGCGATCTTCTGATACTCGGAACACGGGATGCCGTACTTGAAACAAAGGCAGCCGCCCATGCACTCTGTACTGCCAAAACGACGGCCGCACGGTATCTTTTTGTCCGCGCTGTACGCAAGCTTACCGCCCGTTTTGATTCCCGTCTCTGGGACACCGATGAATCGCGCTTTATTAAAGCAGCTCCGCTCCTTGCCGATATAGACGAATCACTGTCCGATCTTATCGAGCAATACGGTACCATAGAAGATATATCGGAAGAAGAAGCAACAAAGCTGGAAAAGCAAACGGCAAAAATTACCGATCTCTGTCAAAAATTGCAGGAAGACTGTATGTACGATACTCTGCCTGTTAATCAGGTACGAAAGGCATCCGCATGGGTACGGTTAATGCCTACCGGTAAAAAAAAGGTATTAATCATAGAGAATGCGGATAAAATGCAAGACTCCGCTCGAAATGCATTTTTAAAAATCTTGGAGGAACCTCCCGAATACGCGGTTTTTATTTTAACGACTACACGCCGCGCTGCCGTTATTTCCACTATTTTATCCCGCGTACGTACCTATCTCTTTACCGAACGGGAAGCCAAGCATCAGCAGGCTGTTATTGAACGGGTATTCCGCGATCAGTCTTTCTGCGCGGCATTACCTTCATCACAACCTCCCCGTATTGTTTCTTACTTGCAGAGTTTTTTACCGGTTGCGCCCGAACATTTTCGGGAAGCTGCTGCTGTCTTTTGGGAATATTGCTTGAGTAGGAGAGTGGGACAAAAAATACAATTTACCGCACTCATGCAAACTATTGCATCTTACCGTACCGAACATCCGGCTGCTTACGATCCTTCGATTACGGTTATATTAAAACTGCTTAATAACTGTAAACCGCGCCGGATATATGTACTTTTTTTAGAAGCGCTTCTTTCATTTTTACAAGAAAGCGTTCGCAGCGGTGCATGTACACCGCACGAATTAAAACAATACGCAGCAGTTTCTTCTTTTATTCACACGGCAATGCAGTCGGTCGATATTTTTAACAGCGCGCCCCAAGCAGCATTGGAAACGTTAAGCGAACAGATCGTTTTTTCCTAGGATAGGGCAGCTTTTAAAAAGCCGGTTAGCTTTTAGAGGCGTGCCGTACAAGTCAGTATTATAAACCGAAAGTGTTTGCCGGATTTACCCCTGCATAAAAATACAACGGGTGCTTATCTTCTTCAAAAACACCTTTTAACCGCTTAGCTTCTTCCACCAGTGCAGGAGCATCCTTAATTACTGTGGTCAGCGCGTTAAGGTTTGCAAGATTTTTATTGATAATCAACTCAGACTTTCGGGCAAGCCCCTGTAATCGGCATGCAAGATTTATGCCGTAACCGACATAATCCCGATATTTTAAGGCAGATGCTTCAGCGGAAATTTCATACTTGTATACCATTTCCATCACTAAAGCTCCGCCAAGACCCAATTCAGGATAGGGTTTAAAAAGCTCTTCACCGAGAAATTCGGTATACGTCTGAAATACCATAATTGCTTCACCTAATGTCGTCGGGGTTGTTTCATCCCAGATAACCAGAGCGCCATCTCCAAGAAGCTTATAGTATGAGCATCCGTATCCGAACTGATTTACACAGGATAAAAAATTCGATGTAAATGAGGTGATGAGTGAAAATACCGCCTTTTCATCATGTGAACAGAGAAAATTACTGAAACCGCGGACATCGACACATAGAATAAGAGCATGAGGCTTTACATCACCGACATATACGTTATCGAATATATCAACCGGCATTTTTTTTAATCCGGCAAGAGTTGAAGAATCCAACTCAACAGATCCGTTTGCAGCATTAGAAAATACCAAACTATTAAGTGATTCTGTATCCATCGACGTAGAATTTAACATATTTTATTTAAAAAGGCAAGGTAAAAATATCTTGAATATTTCCAGCATTCCCCTCATACTGGAAGGGAATCGGCCATTCTGAGATTTTTACTAATAATTTTTGCTAATACCTGAAGCCGTAAGGAGTAATGTATCTATGCGCAGCCGTCCGGCAGTTTTTATGTTTATGTTCCCTATCTTTTTTTCGTGGTGTGTTAGCGCCGCTTCTTTACCGACAGATGCTTCAACAGTGCAAGAGAGTTCTCCGGCGGCTAACACCCTGATTTCGGCCGAAAGCGCTTCCAATTCCTATACGCCTTCCCATACTCCGCCGCTAGTGCTCACCTTTGCAGGCGATTTGATGGCTCATACCGTGAATTTTAATATGAAGATGTATAATTTAATATACACTGATGTCGAAAAAATATTACATGATGATGATTTAAGTTTTGTAAATATCGAAACACCTGTATGCGATACACTGCCTCTTTCAACATATCCGAATTTTAATGTACATACGCCTTATTTACGTGCTGCCGTCCAAGCAGGTTTTGATGTGCTCGGCTTTGCAAACAATCATACCAATGATCACGGTACAACCGGTATTGACGGAACGCTTGCTGCAGTACGAACCGTACAAAAGGAACGGCTTGCTGCCGATGATGTTCTTCCTCCATTCCTCGCTTTTTCCGGTTTAAAAGACTCTGTAAATGAGCATATACAAGTAACGCCGCTTTTCTATAAAGGATGGAATATTCTTTTTTGTTCCGTTACCGAGATTTTAAATTCTTATGATGCATCAAAGGATCGGCTTTATTACAGCGCGCCGACAAAACAGGGCAGGGCAACACTTCTTTCGCTCATTAAAGAAGCACGGAGCAAATATCCTTGCGATTTATTTATACTGGGACTTCATCTTAATGAACCCGAGTATGTACGGACGGTTTCCGAATCTAAAAAAGCATGGTTTAAACAGCTCGGCGAAGCGGGAATTGACATTATATGGGCTCATCATCCCCATGTGATGCAGACATGGGAGACGATTACTGTCGAGCGGCCTTTACTTTTACCGGATACCGCGAGTGGCAGCGCCGTTGTTATTTCTGAGCAATGTAAGGTCTTTTGCATGTATTCTATGGGGAATTTTATTTCCGGACAGCGCTGGCATACCCGGTATGACGATCCCGCGTTTTATCGGGAATATACCGGCGATGCGGTGATGCTGCAGTTAACATATACGCGGAATAAAGCGGGCAGGGCGGACTTTTCGGTTTTACCGCTTCTTATAACGCAATACAATGAACCGGAATATCCGGTCGTTAAACGTTTTACGCAGGAGTGGATAGACACGCTCAGCGAAAAAGAAAAAAAATATTTTACAAAACGATTTGAGCTAATGAAGGAATATCTTCCAACGTTTCACGATCTCCTTTTTTGAAAATCCATTGTTTTACATTATCTGCTATACAATGAGTATGTCCCCTGCAATGAAGAATTGCATTCCGCCCGAACAAGGAGTATACTGTTGAATATAAGGGAGACTCTATGCAAAAAAAGAATATTTTAAAAAGGTATCTGGATGCCAGTCTCTTAAAGCGATGTATAAAATCGTCGGCGGGATTATGCAATATGCTCCGATCGGCGTATTTGTTTTAATTTCAATCGTATTTGCACAGCAGGGGCCGCAGGCAATCGGGCCTCTTTTAATGGTAACACTGTGCGCCTATCTCGGTTTTGTGGTGCAAACGGTGGCCGTGTATGGAGCTATTCTTGCCGCATCGAAAATTTCTCCGGTCGATTTTTTTAAAAAGATTCACGAGATTATGATTACCGCTTTTGTAACCCGTTCATCGTCGGGAACATTGCCGGTTACCATG from the Treponema vincentii F0403 genome contains:
- a CDS encoding methyl-accepting chemotaxis protein; this encodes MKIRTSVNLFLIATLIIAVCGALAFSVMQSKSYIENNFYKTVPFMLNASCSELQTNLAVGLALSQDLAEEPYLIDWLENHERDDENGAKVTGKLVKLSKGEQFSTCFAASKLTGSYYVVDNTKHIRKDMLTEDGDQWFFTMIQSPQTLFYNVDYNKTLNETNFWFNVKIFNTAGEAIGFAGMAVNLQKAIAEINKSLPSPQSWIGIIDNTDTISLCSNADFTNKKIDSVIGTLSDLTGYNNLQYYDDALLGRVIIAKKQLAGLPYYTIMAVPLKDFIPPILPILGYSLLWTAVLLVIMIVINQFMLRYLFGRFIKLHAIFTKVAEGDFTVQATVHSDELGSIALSINNAIEKIRTSFSVITDTAKNMQSVSQTLSSRMVESAAALNEITGNIESVKDRFVVQHTEVNETAAKIDTITQTISSLDSHIDNQAQSISGSSLSIEEIVKNIQIVQERAEKNLQSIKTLEKTTHTGKETVAMVVDVTKVVTEQSEGLLDAITVIQNTASQTNLLAMNAAIEAAHAGEAGKGFAVVADEIRKLAEESGAQGTSITKVLEELKHKIESLNGAGPLVAEQFEKISAMMDFIYRQEDGMIRTMKEQMQGGEEVLNVINGMNAITAKVKEDSNEILAEASDISTGIQKLADLSQTITQSMAEMAAGVAEVNKAMQEVNTIALNNQKNAASVTGEIEKFKV
- the murG gene encoding undecaprenyldiphospho-muramoylpentapeptide beta-N-acetylglucosaminyltransferase, coding for MSCIVFTGGGTGGHIFPGIAVAEVLKKETGISVIWIGSNNGTDQSYVCSADIPFYGIPAGKLRRYFSFENLIDVFKIIGGFFASLIILLRLKPCCVFSKGGFVSVPPCAAARCLKIPVVTHECDFSPGLATKINTKFAAQIFVSYAKTTHFFPNEVQQKITVTGNPVRMRFYAADADAGKTFIQYTGDKPILFIQGGSLGALQINVLVEQTILFLAEHFFIVHQTGAQHRAQGERIKKRLKEERPDLIDRYKPFPFIVEQMPDVLAASDLVMSRAGANTIWEAAAAGKPMLLLPLEKGSSRGDQIENADFFTEQGAAITLSAKDATPAVLCSTLTRLLEHPEELKAMAKASASLAGEKPAVKIAHLLQQWITE
- a CDS encoding AEC family transporter, with the protein product MGSFFVAFNAVMPVVLLVAFGYFLKQQGYFSKTTIAQLNKLCFDLLLPIVTFNNIRKTNLNEVFDLRFVLYAAGSICAAIFLLIIIVPLFETERKKQGVIIQGIFRSNFVMLGIPLSSYIAGENSAVLASMLIMVIIPIFNASAVILLSIYGGQTVNKKKLIMDVLKNHMIIASILGILMSLLHPPVPLFLNKALTDVGKVGSVFPIIVLGAMLDFSKVSANFKNLMITIAGKLIGMPLIFIPLAVYLGFKSNEIVALVALYGSPTAVISAVMAEQLGCDHELAAQVVIFSTVISCVTIFGIVFVLSFLKII
- a CDS encoding adenylate/guanylate cyclase domain-containing protein; this encodes MDTESLNSLVFSNAANGSVELDSSTLAGLKKMPVDIFDNVYVGDVKPHALILCVDVRGFSNFLCSHDEKAVFSLITSFTSNFLSCVNQFGYGCSYYKLLGDGALVIWDETTPTTLGEAIMVFQTYTEFLGEELFKPYPELGLGGALVMEMVYKYEISAEASALKYRDYVGYGINLACRLQGLARKSELIINKNLANLNALTTVIKDAPALVEEAKRLKGVFEEDKHPLYFYAGVNPANTFGL
- a CDS encoding CapA family protein; translated protein: MRSRPAVFMFMFPIFFSWCVSAASLPTDASTVQESSPAANTLISAESASNSYTPSHTPPLVLTFAGDLMAHTVNFNMKMYNLIYTDVEKILHDDDLSFVNIETPVCDTLPLSTYPNFNVHTPYLRAAVQAGFDVLGFANNHTNDHGTTGIDGTLAAVRTVQKERLAADDVLPPFLAFSGLKDSVNEHIQVTPLFYKGWNILFCSVTEILNSYDASKDRLYYSAPTKQGRATLLSLIKEARSKYPCDLFILGLHLNEPEYVRTVSESKKAWFKQLGEAGIDIIWAHHPHVMQTWETITVERPLLLPDTASGSAVVISEQCKVFCMYSMGNFISGQRWHTRYDDPAFYREYTGDAVMLQLTYTRNKAGRADFSVLPLLITQYNEPEYPVVKRFTQEWIDTLSEKEKKYFTKRFELMKEYLPTFHDLLF
- a CDS encoding CvpA family protein, with protein sequence MSINILDMVLLLIGIIVIIKVTVRGFIDEFFSMAAFLVAIAVAFWFYRPLSLHTKVNGLSPAVMKIIAFFMIFIVVFIAVKLLQMLISAVFDNEIFNSLDHALGFFLGLFEAYIVLIILVAILQLQPFLDLDALIARSMIVRILIPLPVDSDNILQIIKSGI